Proteins encoded in a region of the Microbaculum marinisediminis genome:
- a CDS encoding LysR family transcriptional regulator: MFAVSKYDIRQLRVFATVVEHGGVSSAASKLGVSLSTVSRDLSALEERIGVHLCRRGRGGFALTPQGEHIYQATVDLLSRLHGFEQEVQAARESVSGVFNLGVIDNVISNPAAGIVDALSKMHRDYPEMLVNVSVHESPTVDILVREHRLDIGTTGTPAWLPQIQYVPAFAEEHRPFVSRKSPYYDRIVDGLGGKPVGDIPYIARGFRADTFRGFEESFPLQIAGRGATLESILAAVLAGVGFALLPTHFVETVRRSDLVEIPLDAPPVRVQFYLAYHGELASHPAIKAFMDRFHGTIAGDDPFAIAQA, translated from the coding sequence ATGTTCGCGGTGTCCAAATACGATATCCGGCAACTGCGCGTCTTCGCGACGGTCGTCGAGCATGGTGGCGTCTCCAGTGCCGCCAGCAAGCTGGGCGTCAGCCTGTCGACCGTCAGTCGCGATCTCTCCGCGCTCGAGGAACGCATCGGTGTGCATCTTTGCCGCCGCGGACGCGGCGGGTTCGCGCTCACGCCGCAGGGCGAGCACATCTATCAGGCGACGGTGGATCTGCTGTCGCGGCTGCACGGCTTCGAGCAGGAAGTGCAGGCGGCGCGCGAAAGCGTCTCCGGCGTGTTCAATCTCGGCGTCATCGACAACGTCATCTCCAACCCGGCCGCCGGCATCGTGGACGCGTTGTCGAAGATGCACCGGGACTATCCGGAAATGCTGGTGAATGTCAGCGTTCACGAAAGCCCCACCGTCGACATCCTGGTCCGCGAACATCGCCTCGACATCGGGACGACGGGAACGCCTGCCTGGCTGCCGCAGATCCAGTACGTTCCCGCGTTCGCCGAGGAGCACCGGCCGTTCGTGAGCCGCAAGTCGCCCTATTACGATCGCATCGTGGATGGACTCGGCGGCAAGCCGGTCGGCGATATTCCCTATATCGCGCGCGGCTTCCGCGCCGACACGTTCCGAGGCTTCGAGGAGAGCTTTCCGCTGCAGATCGCCGGCCGCGGCGCGACGCTCGAGTCCATCCTGGCGGCGGTGCTCGCCGGCGTCGGGTTCGCGCTGCTCCCAACCCATTTCGTCGAGACGGTCCGGCGCAGCGACCTCGTCGAAATTCCCCTCGATGCGCCGCCCGTCCGCGTCCAGTTCTATCTCGCCTATCACGGCGAGCTGGCCAGCCATCCGGCAATAAAGGCGTTCATGGACCGCTTCCACGGCACGATCGCTGGTGACGATCCTTTCGCTATCGCGCAAGCGTGA
- a CDS encoding dimethylarginine dimethylaminohydrolase family protein, producing MYDEKAMRAAAQKVSDGSDPVFVRAEWGELKECVYGGYDQFVFPKFLQDADVRPSGAFRQFWYENQERDVRDADPEYFARWQQQIETTIRRLEDLGISIHLPTRMSDANMKFPRGENHGVLTGWLRDPFVTIGNNVIELAPRSMFHRRQRFAIRHLLAATMERGARYFAQPDSGADDSNEGLPGWGYLEGGDILVLGKTVLVGNSGNCSNPEGARWLQHMLGPDYDVQMVRVDPRFSHLDCVMLAPREGVAVVSLECLPDGVPDCIKDWDLIDVPFEITKVHMGCNHLVLNDRTVMMPEGEPQDALAAALKERRFEIIRIPYDEVYCLGGSFRCAHQPLIRS from the coding sequence ATGTACGACGAAAAGGCGATGCGCGCTGCGGCGCAGAAAGTCTCGGACGGTTCCGATCCGGTCTTTGTGCGCGCCGAGTGGGGTGAATTGAAGGAATGCGTCTATGGCGGTTACGACCAATTCGTGTTCCCCAAGTTCCTCCAGGACGCGGATGTCCGGCCGTCCGGCGCCTTCCGCCAGTTCTGGTACGAGAACCAGGAGCGCGACGTCCGTGATGCGGACCCGGAATACTTCGCCCGCTGGCAGCAACAGATCGAGACCACGATCCGGCGGCTGGAAGACCTCGGCATAAGCATTCACCTACCCACGAGGATGAGCGACGCCAACATGAAGTTCCCCCGCGGGGAGAACCACGGCGTGCTTACCGGCTGGCTCCGAGATCCCTTCGTCACCATCGGCAACAACGTCATCGAGCTCGCCCCGCGCTCGATGTTCCATCGCCGCCAGCGCTTCGCCATCCGCCATCTGCTGGCCGCCACGATGGAGCGCGGCGCGCGCTACTTCGCCCAGCCGGATTCCGGCGCCGACGACAGCAACGAGGGCCTGCCGGGCTGGGGCTATCTTGAAGGCGGCGACATTCTGGTGCTCGGCAAGACCGTGCTCGTCGGCAATTCCGGCAACTGTAGCAATCCGGAAGGGGCGCGCTGGCTCCAGCATATGCTTGGTCCGGACTACGATGTGCAGATGGTCCGCGTCGATCCGCGTTTCTCGCATCTCGACTGTGTCATGCTGGCGCCGCGCGAGGGCGTCGCGGTCGTCTCGCTCGAATGCCTTCCCGACGGCGTTCCCGACTGCATCAAGGATTGGGACCTGATCGACGTGCCCTTCGAGATCACCAAGGTCCACATGGGCTGCAACCATCTCGTGCTCAACGACCGCACGGTGATGATGCCGGAGGGCGAGCCGCAGGACGCGCTGGCCGCGGCGCTGAAGGAGCGTCGTTTCGAGATCATCCGCATACCCTATGACGAGGTCTACTGCCTCGGCGGCTCGTTCCGCTGCGCGCACCAGCCCCTCATCCGCAGCTGA
- a CDS encoding amino acid ABC transporter permease: protein MDYLVDIFAIIPLLVDGLLITLAVSLLAAAGALILSLPLLGARRSQNRWLRYAATTYIALMRGLPIVILVFLFYFGLPALLGLGRVSAFWVGVVALAMNGAAFLAEIFRGAIQRIPDGQAEAARALGLNRAQTWRLVLIPQVLPVALPAMAGEIGFLVKASPVLSLITLVDLTRRSQQVAMQTFDPLAPTLAAALVYFVVLWSIAMLSRWLERRLEPVTAGAS, encoded by the coding sequence TTGGATTACCTGGTAGACATTTTCGCGATCATCCCCCTGCTCGTTGACGGCCTGCTCATCACGCTGGCCGTCAGCCTGCTGGCGGCGGCCGGCGCGCTCATCCTGTCTCTCCCTCTCCTGGGGGCGCGCCGGTCGCAAAACAGGTGGCTTCGCTACGCGGCGACCACCTACATCGCCCTCATGCGGGGCCTCCCGATCGTCATCCTGGTTTTCCTGTTCTACTTCGGACTACCGGCGCTTCTCGGCCTCGGCCGGGTTTCCGCCTTCTGGGTCGGGGTGGTGGCGCTCGCCATGAACGGCGCCGCCTTCCTCGCCGAGATCTTCCGCGGCGCGATCCAGCGCATTCCCGACGGCCAGGCGGAAGCGGCGCGCGCGCTCGGGCTGAACAGGGCGCAGACCTGGCGTCTCGTCCTGATCCCGCAGGTCCTGCCGGTGGCGCTTCCCGCGATGGCCGGCGAGATCGGCTTCCTGGTCAAGGCCTCCCCCGTCCTGTCGCTCATCACGCTGGTCGACCTGACCCGCCGCTCTCAGCAGGTGGCGATGCAGACCTTCGACCCGCTGGCCCCGACACTTGCGGCGGCGCTGGTCTACTTCGTCGTCCTGTGGTCGATCGCCATGCTGTCGCGGTGGCTCGAACGGCGGCTCGAGCCGGTCACGGCGGGCGCATCGTGA
- a CDS encoding ABC transporter permease — MQRFVNSLIFFKSVFAVLAALIVGSGLIAMTGKNPIEAYATLFHGAFLDYWGIASTLVKTTPLLLAGLAVILPLRAGLFNIGAEGQIYIGALFATAVALYVPGIPGPLHILLCTLAGAVGGALWALIPALLKTYRNINEIIVTLLLNFVALHLVSFVVSGPMMEKGAPYPYSEEIPTGVFLPKILPSTDAHMGVLVGLALALIMFFVFRNSWVGFSLQTVGNNPRAALYAGMSVRRHIIISFLVAGALAGLAGTFEVLGHRYRLFHAFSQGYGYDGIVVAFLANLHPLYAVLSAVFIAGLRSGANIMQRAVGIETTVVEAIQGLVILFVAVSLAVRYRASAFAGAMRRRQALDNDLASEPES, encoded by the coding sequence GTGCAACGGTTCGTGAACTCGCTGATCTTCTTCAAGAGCGTCTTTGCCGTCCTCGCGGCCCTGATCGTCGGATCGGGCCTGATTGCGATGACCGGAAAGAACCCCATCGAAGCCTATGCGACGCTCTTCCATGGCGCGTTCCTGGACTACTGGGGTATCGCTAGCACCCTGGTCAAGACAACGCCGCTGCTTCTGGCCGGGCTTGCCGTCATCCTGCCGCTACGCGCCGGCCTGTTCAATATCGGTGCCGAAGGCCAGATCTATATCGGGGCCCTGTTCGCGACCGCCGTGGCACTCTACGTGCCCGGCATTCCGGGGCCGTTGCATATCCTCTTGTGCACGCTTGCCGGTGCTGTTGGCGGCGCGCTGTGGGCGCTGATACCGGCGCTGCTCAAGACCTACCGCAACATCAACGAGATCATCGTCACGCTGCTGCTGAACTTCGTGGCGTTGCATCTCGTCAGCTTCGTCGTGTCCGGGCCGATGATGGAAAAGGGCGCGCCCTATCCGTATTCGGAGGAGATCCCCACGGGCGTCTTCCTACCGAAGATCCTGCCGAGTACCGACGCGCATATGGGGGTTCTGGTCGGCCTGGCGCTGGCGCTGATCATGTTCTTCGTGTTTCGCAACAGCTGGGTCGGCTTCTCCCTCCAGACCGTCGGCAACAATCCGCGCGCGGCCCTCTACGCCGGCATGTCCGTGCGCAGGCACATCATCATTTCGTTCCTGGTCGCCGGCGCGCTCGCGGGCCTTGCCGGCACCTTCGAGGTGCTGGGCCATCGCTATCGGCTCTTCCACGCCTTCAGCCAGGGCTACGGCTACGACGGCATCGTTGTCGCCTTCCTCGCCAATCTCCATCCGCTCTACGCGGTGCTGTCGGCGGTCTTCATCGCCGGTCTGCGGTCGGGAGCCAACATCATGCAGCGCGCGGTCGGGATCGAGACGACGGTGGTCGAGGCGATCCAGGGTCTCGTCATCCTCTTCGTCGCCGTCAGCCTGGCGGTGCGCTACCGCGCGTCCGCCTTCGCCGGGGCGATGCGGCGCCGTCAGGCGCTCGACAATGATCTGGCCAGCGAGCCTGAAAGCTAG
- a CDS encoding transporter substrate-binding domain-containing protein encodes MIHKLLTFVFLTILGASVAHADETLDRIKSNGKITVATEAAFKPFEYVDNGEIVGFGSDLLAEVVKDLDVEVEQLDLPFQGILAGLAAGQYDLVATSVAINPERAKSYAFSRPFAAISNVIVVPAGESEITAIEALNGRVVGTQLGSSTEAVARQIDEELKAAGGDGFSDLRLFQTFPDTAFALRSGQIDAIVISSVSAGEFMAASPDSFKVVAEYGDPVYISWVTRLDSRDLLASVDATISRLAESGELYAMQEKWVGIRSDSPADGYLPEGAAQTK; translated from the coding sequence ATGATCCATAAGCTGCTGACTTTCGTGTTCCTGACAATACTCGGCGCGTCCGTGGCGCATGCCGACGAGACGCTCGACCGCATCAAGTCCAACGGCAAGATCACGGTGGCGACGGAAGCCGCCTTCAAGCCGTTCGAATATGTCGACAACGGCGAGATCGTCGGCTTCGGCTCCGATCTCCTGGCCGAAGTCGTGAAGGACCTCGATGTCGAGGTCGAGCAGCTGGACCTGCCCTTCCAGGGCATTCTCGCCGGTCTCGCGGCGGGCCAGTACGACCTCGTCGCCACCTCGGTCGCGATCAATCCGGAGCGGGCTAAGTCCTATGCCTTCTCACGCCCGTTCGCCGCGATCTCCAACGTCATCGTGGTGCCGGCCGGCGAGTCCGAGATCACTGCGATCGAGGCGCTGAACGGCCGTGTCGTCGGCACCCAGCTGGGCAGCTCGACAGAGGCTGTCGCCCGGCAGATCGACGAAGAGCTGAAGGCGGCCGGCGGCGACGGTTTCTCCGACCTGCGGCTGTTCCAGACCTTCCCTGACACCGCCTTCGCACTGCGTTCGGGCCAGATCGACGCCATCGTTATCAGCTCGGTCAGCGCGGGCGAGTTCATGGCGGCCTCGCCAGACAGCTTCAAGGTCGTCGCCGAATACGGCGACCCCGTCTATATTTCCTGGGTGACGCGTCTGGACAGCCGCGACCTGCTGGCGAGCGTCGATGCGACGATCAGCCGGCTGGCGGAAAGCGGCGAGCTTTACGCTATGCAGGAGAAGTGGGTGGGCATTCGCTCGGACAGCCCGGCAGACGGATATCTGCCGGAGGGTGCGGCCCAGACGAAGTAG
- a CDS encoding hydantoinase/carbamoylase family amidase — protein sequence MPIAINPQRLLKDLHDLRAIGASGNGVIRPAFSDTDIEARQWLAGRMRDAGLDPAFDPAGNLFGLPPEPGKCLLMGSHSDTQPEGGWLDGAYGVIAALEVSRASREAGGPPVAVVSFQDEEGRFGVLTGSRIWAGVLPLAEADALVDTSGVTFVEARRRMEPMVTGDFLPADRFSGFVEAHIEQGPVLDQQGESIGVVDAIVGIRTERFRFTGAQNHAGTTPMAMRRDAFQGLAAFVNDLNARLTGIVTPTTVWTIGHVRLHPNAPSVIPGDVEFTVQWRDGSEARLEAMTQTIRDCAAETAAARGLGLERSDFSALAPTAMDGGLMSNLSGAADRLAPGKWRRMPSGALHDAANLARLMPTAMLFVPSIGGISHDFAEDTAEEHLVLGVQVLAASLEA from the coding sequence ATGCCAATCGCCATCAATCCCCAGCGACTGCTCAAGGACCTGCATGACCTGCGTGCGATCGGCGCGTCCGGCAACGGCGTCATCCGCCCGGCATTTTCCGATACCGATATCGAAGCGCGCCAATGGCTTGCCGGGCGCATGCGCGACGCGGGTCTAGATCCCGCCTTCGATCCGGCCGGCAATCTGTTCGGCCTGCCGCCGGAGCCGGGCAAATGCCTGCTGATGGGGTCGCATTCGGACACGCAACCGGAGGGCGGCTGGCTTGACGGGGCCTATGGCGTCATCGCCGCGCTGGAAGTGTCCCGCGCCTCGCGCGAGGCCGGCGGCCCGCCCGTCGCCGTCGTTTCCTTCCAGGACGAGGAAGGCCGTTTTGGCGTCCTCACCGGAAGCCGCATCTGGGCCGGTGTCCTGCCACTCGCCGAAGCCGACGCCCTGGTCGACACAAGTGGGGTCACCTTCGTCGAGGCCCGCCGCCGGATGGAGCCTATGGTGACTGGCGATTTCCTGCCGGCCGACCGCTTCAGCGGCTTCGTCGAAGCCCATATCGAACAGGGTCCGGTGCTCGACCAGCAGGGCGAGTCCATCGGTGTCGTCGACGCCATTGTCGGCATCCGCACAGAACGGTTCCGGTTCACCGGCGCACAGAACCATGCCGGCACGACGCCGATGGCGATGCGGCGCGACGCCTTCCAGGGCCTGGCCGCATTCGTCAACGACCTGAATGCCCGGCTCACTGGCATCGTCACGCCGACCACGGTCTGGACCATCGGCCATGTCCGGCTTCATCCCAACGCGCCGTCGGTGATCCCCGGCGACGTCGAATTCACCGTGCAGTGGCGCGACGGCAGCGAGGCGCGGCTCGAGGCGATGACACAGACGATCCGCGACTGCGCCGCCGAGACCGCAGCCGCCCGCGGCCTGGGTCTGGAGAGATCGGATTTCTCCGCCCTCGCCCCGACCGCCATGGACGGTGGACTGATGAGCAATCTCAGTGGGGCGGCGGATCGCCTTGCACCGGGTAAGTGGCGGCGCATGCCCTCCGGTGCCCTGCACGATGCGGCGAACCTCGCGCGGCTGATGCCGACGGCGATGCTCTTCGTGCCGTCGATCGGGGGCATCAGCCACGACTTCGCGGAGGATACCGCCGAGGAGCATCTGGTCCTCGGCGTGCAGGTGCTCGCGGCAAGCCTGGAAGCCTAG
- a CDS encoding ABC transporter permease — MESFFNLNLLSDFLSTSLRLSVPLAFAALAGVLSERSGVFNIALEGKLLAGAFGAAVGAFMFNDPFAGIAVGMLFGALAGTCLAVLGVTFGVNQIVAGIAINIFVLGITAFLSRVVFGAQANTLRLPGFLRFEMPYLSEIPLIGPAIFSQDLLVYVMIVCVVLVHLFFYRTRWGLQVRAVGENPSAADSAGVSVAGVRYGCVIAAGAIAALGGCYLVLSQVFLFSEHMSAGKGFIALAAVILGRWTPVGALLACLLFGFFDALQLRLQFNYQEVPHEFFQMLPYLISILALVGLVGKPTPPAAIGKFYRREAR, encoded by the coding sequence ATGGAGAGTTTCTTCAACCTCAATCTGCTCAGCGACTTCCTGTCGACGTCGCTCCGGCTGTCGGTGCCGCTGGCTTTCGCCGCGCTCGCGGGCGTCCTCTCGGAGCGCAGCGGGGTCTTCAACATCGCGCTTGAGGGCAAGCTTCTGGCCGGCGCGTTCGGCGCCGCCGTCGGTGCCTTCATGTTTAACGATCCCTTTGCCGGCATCGCCGTCGGCATGTTGTTCGGAGCGCTCGCGGGCACATGCCTCGCAGTGCTCGGCGTCACTTTCGGCGTCAATCAGATCGTCGCCGGCATCGCCATCAACATCTTCGTTCTCGGCATCACCGCCTTCCTGTCGCGCGTGGTCTTCGGCGCCCAGGCCAATACGTTGCGCCTGCCCGGGTTCCTTCGCTTCGAAATGCCGTATCTGTCGGAGATACCGCTCATCGGCCCGGCGATCTTCAGCCAGGATCTGCTCGTCTATGTGATGATCGTGTGCGTGGTCCTGGTGCACCTGTTCTTCTACCGCACGCGGTGGGGCCTTCAGGTCAGGGCGGTCGGCGAGAATCCGTCGGCCGCCGACAGCGCCGGGGTCTCCGTTGCCGGCGTGCGCTACGGCTGCGTCATCGCCGCCGGTGCGATCGCCGCTCTCGGCGGCTGCTATCTGGTGCTGTCCCAGGTCTTCCTGTTCTCCGAGCACATGAGCGCGGGCAAGGGCTTCATCGCGCTCGCCGCGGTCATCCTCGGGCGCTGGACGCCAGTTGGCGCGCTGCTAGCCTGCCTCCTGTTCGGCTTCTTCGACGCGCTGCAACTGCGGCTTCAGTTCAACTACCAGGAGGTGCCGCACGAGTTCTTCCAGATGCTCCCGTATCTGATTTCGATCCTCGCGCTCGTGGGGCTCGTCGGAAAGCCGACGCCCCCCGCGGCGATCGGCAAGTTCTACCGCCGGGAAGCGCGCTGA
- a CDS encoding amino acid ABC transporter permease: MIELLHNHGGDILRGLFNTIAIVAIGFAAGAIAGTALAFPLGAKRAAVRLPVRCYVEAIRNTPFLIQAMLIFATVGVFRLRIDPQLAGVLAVAIYTSAYMAEIIRGALKSVPEGQWDAAAALGLRSLRRFRLIILPQLLPFALPACVNLVGTVAKESAFLSAVSVPELTFAGQVVIAQTFKVFEVWAIIGGLYLALVLVILAIARRLESRMAWLQPA, from the coding sequence GTGATCGAGCTTCTGCACAATCACGGTGGCGACATCCTGCGCGGCCTGTTCAACACGATCGCCATCGTCGCGATCGGCTTCGCCGCCGGCGCGATCGCCGGAACGGCGCTCGCCTTTCCGCTCGGCGCAAAACGGGCGGCCGTGCGGCTGCCGGTCCGGTGTTACGTGGAAGCGATCCGCAACACACCGTTCCTCATCCAGGCAATGCTTATCTTCGCGACGGTGGGCGTGTTCCGGCTGCGGATCGATCCGCAGCTCGCCGGCGTCTTGGCGGTCGCCATCTACACGTCCGCCTATATGGCCGAGATCATCCGCGGCGCCCTCAAGTCCGTGCCCGAAGGCCAGTGGGACGCGGCGGCCGCGCTGGGCCTCCGCTCGCTGAGACGTTTCCGTCTGATCATCCTGCCGCAATTGCTGCCCTTCGCGCTGCCGGCCTGCGTCAATCTCGTCGGCACGGTGGCCAAGGAATCCGCCTTCCTGTCCGCGGTGTCGGTCCCCGAACTCACTTTCGCCGGCCAGGTGGTCATTGCCCAGACATTCAAGGTCTTCGAGGTGTGGGCGATCATCGGCGGGCTCTATCTCGCCCTCGTACTCGTCATCCTCGCCATCGCGCGGCGCCTCGAAAGCCGCATGGCCTGGCTGCAGCCGGCCTGA
- a CDS encoding quinone oxidoreductase family protein, translated as MIDVAYAAANWGDTQKRRGVYPDPLSYPAVIGLEVSGRVAALGEGVEGMAVGQRVAAITGPTMLGGYAERCAVGAAYVIPLPDDMPLDIGASFPVVCLTAYHLLHSAYSVRAGECVLVHSISGAVGLALTQLGVAAGATVIGTVGSPGRDAPARDKGAALVIDRSSEDFVERALDFTEGRGVDLVIDSLGGDVLPRSFDCLKTYGHIINIGEAAGYPDFEIRPKLYERSTSLAGFEVLHAMRVPGRWQAGVDHVLAAIREGTLSVPIARCFPFGEIRELHRAFETRTVNGKLLLEVAGEGV; from the coding sequence GTGATCGACGTCGCCTATGCGGCGGCGAACTGGGGCGACACGCAGAAGCGGCGCGGCGTCTATCCCGACCCGCTCTCCTATCCGGCGGTCATCGGCCTGGAGGTATCCGGCCGGGTTGCGGCGCTGGGCGAGGGGGTCGAAGGAATGGCGGTCGGCCAGCGCGTCGCCGCCATTACCGGCCCGACCATGTTGGGGGGGTACGCGGAACGCTGCGCGGTCGGCGCCGCTTATGTCATCCCCTTGCCCGATGACATGCCGCTGGATATCGGGGCCTCGTTCCCCGTCGTTTGCCTCACGGCCTACCATCTGCTGCACAGTGCCTATTCGGTGCGTGCCGGCGAATGCGTTCTCGTCCATTCGATCAGTGGCGCGGTCGGCCTTGCGCTCACCCAGCTCGGGGTCGCTGCCGGCGCGACCGTGATCGGCACCGTGGGGAGCCCGGGACGGGACGCGCCGGCACGCGATAAAGGCGCGGCGCTGGTGATCGACAGGTCAAGTGAGGATTTCGTGGAACGCGCGCTCGATTTCACGGAAGGTCGCGGTGTCGATCTCGTTATCGACTCCCTTGGCGGCGACGTACTGCCACGCAGCTTCGACTGCCTCAAGACCTACGGGCACATCATCAATATCGGCGAGGCCGCCGGCTACCCGGATTTCGAAATCCGGCCGAAGCTTTATGAGCGGTCAACCTCGCTTGCCGGGTTCGAGGTGCTCCATGCGATGCGCGTGCCCGGTCGCTGGCAGGCTGGCGTGGACCATGTGCTCGCCGCTATCCGCGAAGGCACGCTTTCCGTACCGATCGCCCGGTGCTTCCCTTTCGGGGAAATCAGAGAGCTGCACCGCGCCTTCGAGACGCGCACCGTTAACGGCAAGCTGCTGCTCGAGGTTGCCGGCGAGGGCGTCTAG
- a CDS encoding ABC transporter ATP-binding protein, protein MAEYKLSLEGITKTFGQLKANDDVNLHIRPGSVHAILGENGAGKSTLMNVLFGLYKPDTGRILLDGKEVSFASPRHALEAGIGMVHQHFKLVGPLTVIENVVLGSRDDGAILNLAQASRKLVDLADRFGFEIDPDVPVSKLPVGMQQRVEILKLLYREVDVLILDEPTSVLTPSETRGLILQLDQIRKAGKTIIFITHKLDEVMEVSDRVTIMRHGRCVEEIDTAETDARSLATAMVGRQVVFQVSRTKHDIGDTVLSVDGLSARNERGLMALDGVSLEVRAGEVFGIAGVDGNGQAELAEVITGLRPKDAGDIHVDGRSIADASVAQRSREFGIAYVPEDRQRDGLVLSETIARNTILRRYNCAPFQHYGLMDRKAIGSHAARLVKAFDVRFQSLQQIVADLSGGNQQKIILAREIDTEPKLLIVAQPTKGLDVGAIEFVQKQILGQAERGAAVLYISTELEHLLHVCDRVGVMFRGRITGTLSAAEATPEKIGLLMGGVAEVA, encoded by the coding sequence GTGGCAGAATACAAGCTGTCGCTTGAGGGCATCACCAAGACGTTCGGCCAGCTGAAGGCGAACGACGACGTCAATCTGCATATCCGTCCTGGCAGCGTGCACGCCATTCTCGGTGAGAATGGCGCGGGCAAGAGCACGCTGATGAACGTGCTGTTCGGCCTCTACAAGCCGGACACCGGGCGGATCCTGCTTGACGGCAAGGAGGTGTCCTTCGCAAGCCCTCGCCACGCTCTCGAGGCGGGGATCGGCATGGTCCATCAGCACTTCAAGCTGGTGGGGCCGCTGACCGTCATCGAGAATGTCGTGCTCGGATCGCGCGACGACGGCGCCATCCTGAATCTGGCACAGGCATCGCGCAAGCTGGTCGATCTGGCCGACAGATTCGGATTCGAAATCGATCCAGACGTGCCCGTGTCGAAGCTTCCGGTCGGCATGCAGCAGCGCGTCGAGATCCTCAAGCTGCTGTATCGCGAGGTCGACGTTCTTATCCTCGACGAGCCGACCAGCGTTCTCACTCCCAGCGAGACGCGCGGCCTGATTCTGCAGCTCGACCAGATCAGGAAGGCCGGGAAGACGATCATCTTCATCACCCACAAGCTCGACGAGGTGATGGAGGTCTCCGACCGCGTGACGATCATGCGGCACGGCCGGTGCGTCGAGGAAATCGACACCGCCGAAACCGATGCGCGGTCGCTGGCCACGGCGATGGTCGGCCGCCAGGTGGTCTTCCAGGTGTCGCGCACCAAGCACGACATCGGCGATACGGTCCTATCCGTGGACGGTCTGAGCGCGCGAAACGAGCGCGGCCTGATGGCCCTGGACGGTGTCTCGCTCGAGGTCAGGGCGGGTGAGGTATTCGGCATCGCCGGTGTCGACGGAAACGGTCAGGCCGAGCTGGCCGAGGTCATTACCGGGCTGCGCCCAAAAGATGCCGGAGACATACACGTGGACGGGCGTTCGATCGCCGATGCCAGCGTCGCACAGCGATCGCGCGAGTTCGGCATCGCCTACGTACCGGAGGATCGGCAGCGTGACGGGCTCGTCCTGTCGGAGACGATCGCCCGCAACACCATTCTGCGCCGCTACAATTGCGCACCGTTCCAGCACTACGGTCTGATGGACCGCAAGGCCATCGGGTCGCACGCCGCGCGGCTCGTCAAAGCCTTCGACGTGCGTTTCCAGTCCCTGCAGCAGATAGTCGCCGACCTGTCCGGCGGCAATCAGCAGAAGATCATTCTCGCTCGCGAGATCGACACCGAGCCCAAGCTGCTCATCGTCGCCCAGCCGACCAAGGGACTCGATGTCGGCGCGATCGAATTCGTGCAGAAGCAGATCCTCGGCCAGGCCGAGCGCGGCGCCGCGGTGCTCTACATTTCCACCGAGCTCGAGCATCTGCTCCATGTCTGCGACCGTGTCGGCGTGATGTTCCGCGGCCGTATCACGGGAACCCTGTCGGCCGCGGAGGCGACCCCGGAAAAGATCGGCCTGCTAATGGGCGGCGTGGCGGAGGTGGCCTGA